A region of Vitis riparia cultivar Riparia Gloire de Montpellier isolate 1030 chromosome 12, EGFV_Vit.rip_1.0, whole genome shotgun sequence DNA encodes the following proteins:
- the LOC117925897 gene encoding MDIS1-interacting receptor like kinase 2-like — translation MALEYSSSYSFLSRLIITPFFFIFLIFPLYSILSFHVTFTSASTPATSLSNVQQDQEALTLLTWKASLDNQTRSFLSSWSGRNSCHHWFGVTCHKSGSVSNLDLDSCGLRGTLHNLNFSSLPNLLILNLHNNSLYGTIPINIGNLSKLIIVLDFGFNHFIGVIPHQLGFLTSLNFLALSSNNFEGPIPPSIGNLRNLTTLYLHTNKISSSIPKKIGLLRSLSVIDLSANNLTGLIPPSIGNLRNLTILSLFKNKLSSSIPQEIGLLKSLNFLDLSTNNLTGPIPPSIGNLRNLTTLYLQRNKLSGSIPQEIGLLRSLNDLRLSTNNLIGSIPSSIGNLRNLTTLSLFKNELSGSIPQEIGLLRSLNDLQLSTNNLTGSIPSVIGNLRNLTTLYLFKNQLSGSIPQEIGWLRLLDDLYLAFNNLNGSIPASIGNLSGLTFLSLHYNRLSGAIPPEMNNITHLKSLQLGENNFIGQLPQEICHGSVLENFSAFGNQFTGPIPKSLKNCTSLFRVRLERNQLTGNIAESFGVYPNLNYIDLSNNNFYGEFSEKWGQCHMLTHLNISNNNISGVIPPQLGKAIQLQQLDLSANRLSGTIPKELGMFPLLFKLLLGNNILSGNIPLELGNLSNLEILDLASNSLSGPIPKQLGNFWKLSSLNLSENRFVDIIPDEIGKMHHLESLDLSQNKLTGEIPPLLGELQYLETLNLSHNELFGTIPHTFEDLISLIAADISYNQLEGPLPNIKAFAPFAAFKNNKGLCGNNVTHLKPCSVSRKKANKFSVLIIILLTVSTVLFLFALIIGIYFLFQKLRKRKTKFPEANVEDLFAIWGHDGELLYEQIIQGTDNFSSRQCIGTGGYGTVYKAELPTGRIVAVKKLHSSEDGDMADLKAFKSEIHALTQIRHRNIVKLYGFSSFAENSFLVYEFMEKGSLQNILCNNEEAERLDWIVRLNVVKGMAKALSYMHHDCSPPLIHRDISSNNVLLDSEYEAHVSDFGTTRLLKSDSSNWTSFAGTFGYTAPELAYTMKVDNKTDVYSFGVVTLEVIMGRHPGELISSLLSSASSSSSSSSSPSTIHHLPLNDVMDQRPSPPVNQLAEEVVVATKLAFECLHVNPQFRPTMQQVARALSTQCPPLSKSFSMIMLGELLGHGHGGETS, via the exons ATGGCCCTTGAATATTCTTCATCCTACTCCTTTCTCTCCCGACTCATCATCACtccttttttcttcatatttctcattttcCCTCTGTATTCAATATTATCATTCCATGTCACCTTTACATCTGCCTCTACACCTGCCACTTCTCTTTCGAATGTTCAACAAGATCAGGAAGCACTTACTCTTCTAACATGGAAGGCTAGTCTTGATAATCAAACCCgatctttcctttcttcttggtCTGGACGCAATTCTTGTCATCATTGGTTTGGAGTGACTTGTCACAAGTCAGGAAGTGTCTCCAATTTAGACCTTGATAGTTGCGGTTTGAGAGGTACACTCCATAATCTCAATTTCTCATCACTTCCTAACCTCCTCATTCTTAATCTTCATAACAACTCCCTCTATGGTACCATTCCAATCAACATTGGTAATCTTTCCAAACTGATCATAGTTCTTGACTTTGGTTTCAATCATTTCATTGGTGTAATACCTCACCAACTTGGATTTCTAACATCTCTTAACTTTCTAGCATTGTCTTCTAATAATTTCGAAGGCCCAATTCCTCCTTCCATAGGGaacttgaggaatttaaccaCATTGTACCTTCATActaacaaaatttctagttccatccctaaaaaaattggattgttgagatctctTAGTGTTATTGATTTGTCAGCTAATAATCTCACTGGTTTGATCCCTCCATCTATAGGAAACTTAAGGAACTTAACCATTTTGTCTCTTTTTAAGAACAAACTTTCTAGTTCcatccctcaagaaattggattatTAAAATCTcttaattttcttgatttgtcAACTAACAATCTCACTGGTCCAATTCCTCCTTCCATAGGTAACTTGAGGAACttaaccactttgtaccttCAAAGAAACAAACTATCTGGTTCtatccctcaagaaattggattgctAAGATCTCTGAATGATCTTCGATTGTCAACTAACAATCTTATTGGTTCGATCCCTTcttccataggaaacttgaggaacTTAACCACTTTGTCTCTTTTTAAGAATGAGCTTTCTGGTTCcatccctcaagaaattggattgttaaGATCTCTTAATGATCTTCAATTGTCAACTAACAATCTTACTGGTTCAATCCCTTCTGTCATTGGAAACTTGAGAAATTTAACCACTTTGTATCTTTTTAAGAACCAGCTTTCTGGTTCcatccctcaagaaattggatggTTGAGATTGCTTGATGATCTTTACTTGGCATTTAACAATCTCAACGGTTCAATACCAGCTTCCATAGGAAACTTGTCTGGCTTAACCTTTTTGTCCCTTCATTACAATAGACTCAGTGGTGCCATTCCTCCAGAAATGAATAATATCACTCATTTGAAATCTTTGCAGTTAGGTGAGAATAACTTCATTGGCCAACTACCACAAGAGATATGCCATGGTAGTGTTCTTGAAAACTTTTCCGCCTTTGGAAACCAATTCACTGGTCCTATTCCAAAGAGCTTGAAAAATTGCACTAGCTTATTTAGAGTTCGGCTTGAAAGAAACCAACTTACGGGAAACATAGCCGAAAGTTTTGGTGTCTACCCGAACCTAAATTATATTGATCTAAGCAACAACAATTTTTATGGTGAGTTTTCTGAGAAATGGGGGCAGTGCCACATGCTGACACACCTGAACATATCCAACAACAATATTTCTGGTGTTATACCGCCTCAACTTGGGAAGGCAATTCAACTGCAACAACTTGATCTCTCCGCCAATCGTTTGAGTGGGACAATCCCAAAAGAATTGGGTATGTTTCCCTTATTGTTCAAATTGTTGCTAGGCAACAACATTCTTTCAGGAAATATTCCTTTGGAATTGGGAAACTTATCCAATCTTGAAATCCTTGACTTGGCATCAAACAGCTTAAGCGGTCCAATTCCCAAACAACTGGGGAACTTCTGGAAATTATCATCCTTGAACTTGAGCGAGAATAGATTTGTGGACATCATTCCCGACGAAATTGGAAAGATGCATCATCTTGAAAGTCTCGATCTTAGTCAAAACAAGTTGACAGGAGAGATACCACCGCTGCTAGGTGAATTACAGTACCTAGAAACATTGAATCTCTCCCATAACGAGCTCTTTGGCACCATCCCACACACGTTTGAGGATCTGATAAGCCTGATAGCTGCTGATATATCCTACAATCAATTGGAAGGTCCTCTTCCCAACATCAAAGCCTTTGCTCCATTTGCCgcattcaaaaataataaaggtcTATGCGGTAATAATGTCACTCATCTCAAGCCATGCAGTGTTAGTCGAAAGAAGGCCAACAAGTTTTCTGTTTTGATAATAATACTCCTCACTGTGAGCACTGTATTGTTCTTATTTGCTTTAATTATTggcatttattttcttttccaaaaattgaGGAAGAGAAAAACCAAGTTTCCAGAAGCAAATGTTGAAGATCTATTTGCAATATGGGGCCATGATGGGGAATTGTTGTATGAGCAAATCATACAAGGGACTGACAATTTCAGTTCGAGACAGTGTATTGGCACTGGAGGATATGGTACTGTTTACAAGGCTGAGTTGCCAACAGGTCGGATTGTTGCTGTTAAAAAGCTTCACTCATCAGAAGATGGAGATATGGCTGATTTAAAAGCTTTCAAAAGCGAGATTCATGCTTTAACACAAATAAGGCATCGCAATATCGTCAAGCTTTATGGCTTCAGTTCATTTGCAGAGAACTCGTTTTTGGTTTATGAGTTTATGGAAAAGGGGAGTTTGCAAAACATTCTATGCAACAACGAAGAAGCAGAAAGATTAGATTGGATTGTGAGGCTAAACGTTGTTAAAGGCATGGCTAAAGCTTTATCCTATATGCACCATGATTGCTCACCTCCTCTAATTCATCGAGACATATCGAGCAACAATGTTTTGTTAGATTCAGAATATGAAGCTCATGTATCTGACTTTGGCACGACCAGGCTTTTAAAGTCAGACTCATCTAATTGGACTTCATTTGCAGGAACTTTTGGTTATACTGCTCCAG AACTTGCTTACACGATGAAGGTGGATAATAAAACTGATGTTTATAGCTTCGGTGTTGTGACATTGGAAGTAATTATGGGAAGGCATCCTGGAGAACTCATCTCATCCCTGTTATCATCTGCGTCCTCATCGTCCTCATCATCCTCATCACCATCAACCATCCACCACTTACCACTGAATGATGTGATGGACCAGCGCCCATCACCTCCTGTGAATCAACTGGCAGAGGAAGTAGTGGTTGCAACGAAGTTAGCATTTGAATGCTTGCATGTTAATCCCCAATTTCGGCCAACTATGCAACAAGTTGCTCGAGCACTCTCAACACAGTGCCCACCATTGTCAAAATCGTTTTCCATGATTATGTTGGGTGAGCTGCTGGGTCATGGTCATGGGGGTGAAACTAGCTGA